The following proteins are co-located in the Bacteroidales bacterium genome:
- a CDS encoding PhoH family protein, which produces MRKKNNKKLFIIDTNVLLHDYKCIYNFEENDVIIPIVVLEELDKFKRGNDLINFHAREFTRELDKLSGDLLLTANIPLGENLGNLHIETGKDFSEKVNQSFPERTADHRILAISEYVCTSNKDKTVVLITKDINLRMKAKSLGIIAQDYENDKVADIDDLYKGITIMEGVDQTLISKLYELPEGVSSEEFKLEKDMKGHQFFIMKNNGSSALAHYNPVSKNLTRVIKQTTYGIDPRNAEQTFAIEALSNPDIQLVSLTGKAGTGKTLLALAAALQQHKRYKQIFLARPIVPLANRDLGFLPGDVKEKMDPYMQPLYDNLTVIKHKFSHQSPEFLRINDMMKEDKLVITPLAYIRGRSLSSIFFIVDEAQNLTPHEIKTIITRAGEGTKMVFTGDIEQIDSPYLDTASNGLSYLSDKMKNQDIFAHVNLVKGERSFLAELASKLL; this is translated from the coding sequence ATGAGAAAGAAGAATAATAAGAAACTGTTTATTATTGACACTAATGTTTTACTTCACGATTATAAATGCATTTACAATTTTGAGGAAAATGATGTTATTATACCGATAGTTGTACTTGAGGAGCTTGATAAATTCAAAAGAGGAAATGACCTTATTAATTTCCATGCAAGGGAGTTCACCAGAGAGCTGGACAAACTTTCAGGAGATTTGCTGCTTACTGCAAATATACCTCTTGGAGAAAACCTTGGGAACCTTCATATTGAAACCGGTAAGGATTTCTCTGAAAAGGTAAATCAGTCATTCCCTGAAAGAACCGCTGACCACAGGATACTGGCAATATCCGAATATGTCTGCACATCAAATAAAGACAAGACAGTTGTGCTTATCACAAAAGATATCAACCTGAGGATGAAAGCCAAATCACTCGGAATAATTGCCCAGGATTATGAGAATGACAAGGTTGCTGATATCGACGATCTCTACAAAGGCATAACAATAATGGAAGGTGTCGATCAAACTCTTATCAGCAAGCTTTATGAGCTGCCTGAAGGGGTCAGTTCAGAAGAATTCAAACTCGAGAAAGATATGAAAGGGCACCAGTTTTTTATAATGAAAAACAACGGATCCAGTGCCCTGGCTCATTATAACCCTGTGAGTAAAAACCTTACCAGGGTGATCAAGCAAACTACTTATGGTATAGATCCCCGTAATGCTGAACAAACATTTGCCATAGAGGCACTCTCAAATCCTGATATTCAGCTGGTTTCACTTACCGGAAAAGCCGGCACGGGAAAAACTCTTCTTGCACTGGCTGCTGCGCTTCAGCAACATAAAAGATACAAACAGATCTTTCTTGCCCGTCCAATAGTCCCGCTTGCAAACCGCGATCTCGGTTTCCTTCCTGGTGACGTAAAAGAAAAAATGGATCCTTACATGCAGCCTCTGTATGATAACCTTACCGTAATAAAACATAAATTCAGTCATCAGAGTCCCGAATTCCTTCGTATTAATGATATGATGAAAGAGGATAAGCTTGTTATAACTCCCCTTGCATATATCAGAGGAAGAAGCCTTTCAAGCATATTCTTTATTGTAGATGAGGCCCAGAACCTTACTCCCCACGAGATAAAAACAATCATTACAAGGGCAGGCGAAGGAACAAAAATGGTATTTACAGGCGATATAGAACAGATAGATTCTCCATACCTCGACACTGCATCAAACGGACTTAGTTACCTGTCGGATAAAATGAAGAATCAGGATATTTTTGCCCATGTGAACCTTGTAAAAGGAGAAAGGAGCTTTCTGGCTGAACTGGCCAGTAAATTATTATAA
- a CDS encoding DUF1080 domain-containing protein: MKTRTIQLTAVLIITLLLIPSAIMAQGKAKKEKAPKAPKGTVMLFNGKNLDNWVFHLKDPAVDPAKVFTVQDGVIHIKGDPFGYMRTKESYSDYKLHVEYRYPVELSNSGVFIHGQGADTIWLKCIECQLKAGSAGDFVCMNGSDMNERKDKANRVVRKLAESNEKPVGEWNTIEVTCKANTIEVVVNGLTQNKGTNLNITSGSICLQSEGKAIEFRNVFLTPLKK; this comes from the coding sequence ATGAAAACAAGAACTATCCAGCTAACCGCAGTATTGATAATTACATTACTTCTGATCCCATCTGCCATTATGGCTCAGGGAAAAGCTAAAAAAGAAAAGGCTCCAAAAGCTCCAAAGGGTACAGTAATGCTCTTCAATGGCAAGAACCTTGATAATTGGGTATTTCACCTTAAAGATCCTGCTGTCGATCCTGCTAAAGTGTTCACTGTTCAGGATGGTGTAATTCACATTAAAGGTGATCCTTTCGGGTATATGCGCACAAAGGAATCTTATTCAGATTATAAACTTCATGTTGAATACCGGTACCCGGTTGAATTGTCGAACAGCGGTGTGTTTATACATGGACAGGGAGCTGATACAATCTGGCTGAAATGCATTGAATGTCAGCTGAAAGCGGGCAGTGCAGGTGATTTTGTCTGCATGAACGGGTCTGATATGAATGAGAGAAAAGATAAAGCCAACCGTGTTGTAAGAAAACTTGCAGAATCTAATGAAAAACCTGTGGGAGAATGGAATACAATAGAGGTTACATGCAAGGCTAACACTATAGAGGTTGTTGTTAACGGATTAACACAGAATAAAGGGACTAATTTAAATATCACCTCAGGAAGTATCTGCCTGCAGAGTGAAGGAAAAGCTATCGAATTCAGAAATGTATTTCTGACACCACTTAAAAAATAG
- the mtaB gene encoding tRNA (N(6)-L-threonylcarbamoyladenosine(37)-C(2))-methylthiotransferase MtaB produces the protein MNFAETSTISRSFPEEKFERVPANTKADIYVINTCSVTDAADKKCRQAIKKFITLSPDAFIAVVGCYAQLKPQEISSIPGVDLVLGTNEKFDITDYISGLKKRSHAEIHSCDLSSSDSFNQSYSMGDRTRSFLKVQDGCDYGCSYCTIPLARGKSRNPEIDSILSEAEKIAEIGVKEIVITGVNIGDFGKSTGGSFAELLKELIGINGIERYRISSIEPNLLTDEIIEMTAANEKILPHFHIPLQSGCNKILGLMRRRYTREVFADRVNAVIKKIPFAGIGADVIIGFPGETKADFDDTYSFIESLPLSYLHVFTFSERPDTAAEKLPGKVDHNEKDARSKKLISLSEMKSLEFYKSNLGLETKVLFERTRSGGLITGFTSNYIRVEHPWNARLAGTVRRVMLKKIEPGGRISVELTD, from the coding sequence CTGAATTTTGCAGAAACTTCAACTATCTCAAGATCATTCCCGGAGGAAAAATTTGAGAGGGTGCCTGCAAATACGAAGGCTGATATATATGTAATAAACACATGTTCTGTTACAGACGCAGCTGATAAAAAATGCCGGCAGGCAATAAAGAAATTTATCACCCTGTCGCCCGATGCATTTATTGCAGTTGTGGGATGCTATGCCCAGCTAAAACCTCAGGAGATCTCATCAATTCCGGGGGTTGATCTTGTACTGGGCACAAATGAAAAATTCGATATTACTGATTATATATCCGGCTTAAAGAAAAGATCACATGCAGAGATCCATTCATGCGATCTTTCATCTTCAGACTCCTTTAATCAGTCGTATTCAATGGGCGACCGCACACGATCTTTCCTTAAAGTCCAGGATGGTTGCGATTACGGCTGCTCATACTGCACAATACCACTTGCACGGGGAAAAAGCAGGAATCCTGAAATCGACTCTATCTTAAGTGAAGCAGAAAAAATAGCTGAAATAGGTGTAAAAGAGATTGTTATAACCGGCGTAAATATAGGCGACTTCGGAAAATCCACAGGAGGCTCATTTGCTGAACTTCTTAAAGAACTTATCGGAATAAACGGTATAGAGAGGTACCGGATCTCTTCCATCGAGCCAAATCTGCTTACAGATGAAATAATTGAGATGACTGCGGCTAATGAAAAGATACTGCCCCACTTCCACATTCCGCTTCAGAGCGGCTGCAATAAAATCCTTGGTCTGATGAGAAGGAGATACACACGGGAAGTGTTTGCTGACAGGGTAAATGCAGTAATAAAGAAAATACCTTTTGCAGGTATCGGGGCTGATGTTATTATAGGATTCCCAGGTGAAACAAAAGCTGATTTTGATGATACTTATTCGTTTATTGAAAGCTTACCTCTCTCCTATCTCCACGTTTTCACATTCTCTGAAAGACCCGATACCGCAGCTGAGAAACTTCCCGGAAAAGTTGATCATAATGAGAAGGATGCAAGAAGTAAAAAGCTTATTTCCCTTTCTGAAATGAAGAGCCTTGAATTTTACAAATCCAATCTCGGACTCGAAACAAAAGTATTGTTTGAAAGAACACGCTCAGGGGGATTAATAACCGGATTTACATCGAATTATATAAGAGTGGAACATCCATGGAATGCCAGACTTGCAGGTACTGTAAGACGGGTTATGCTTAAGAAAATAGAACCAGGTGGAAGGATTAGTGTTGAATTAACTGACTGA
- a CDS encoding inositol monophosphatase: protein MINLKEICTQVENSARETGAFIRREAENFDISRTETKGLNDFVSYVDKTSEKMLVAKLSQLLPEAGFKTEEGTIEKTGIKYCWVIDPLDGTTNFLHGLNPYAISIGLMEYDEVVAGVVYVIKEDEMFTAWKDGGAWLNGRQIHVSKAKKISASLIATGFPYSDFSRLDNYMNCFTWFCKNSQGVRRLGSAATDIAYIACGRFEVFYEYGLHAWDIAAGIIILREAGGKISDFAGNEKNLSGEEIVAANSAVFPEVLEIVRKFMQN from the coding sequence ATGATCAACCTTAAAGAGATTTGCACACAAGTTGAAAATAGTGCCCGCGAAACAGGAGCTTTCATAAGAAGAGAAGCTGAGAACTTTGATATCAGCAGGACAGAAACCAAAGGATTAAATGACTTTGTCAGTTACGTTGATAAGACTTCTGAAAAAATGCTTGTTGCAAAACTGAGTCAGCTTCTTCCGGAAGCAGGATTCAAAACAGAAGAGGGGACAATTGAAAAAACAGGTATAAAATACTGCTGGGTAATCGATCCGCTCGATGGCACTACAAATTTCCTTCATGGACTTAACCCTTATGCTATAAGTATTGGACTGATGGAATATGATGAAGTTGTTGCCGGAGTGGTATATGTCATTAAAGAAGATGAAATGTTTACCGCCTGGAAAGATGGGGGAGCATGGCTTAACGGGAGGCAGATCCATGTTTCAAAAGCAAAAAAAATATCTGCCAGCCTGATCGCAACCGGTTTCCCTTATAGTGATTTCAGCCGTTTGGATAATTATATGAATTGTTTCACCTGGTTCTGCAAAAATTCTCAGGGAGTCAGACGTTTAGGATCTGCGGCAACAGATATTGCATATATTGCCTGTGGCAGGTTTGAAGTATTCTACGAATATGGTCTTCATGCATGGGATATAGCTGCCGGAATAATCATTTTACGCGAAGCCGGGGGAAAAATAAGCGACTTTGCAGGGAATGAGAAAAACCTTTCCGGAGAAGAAATTGTGGCAGCAAACAGCGCAGTATTTCCTGAAGTTCTGGAAATTGTGCGTAAATTTATGCAGAATTAG